In the Anastrepha obliqua isolate idAnaObli1 chromosome 1, idAnaObli1_1.0, whole genome shotgun sequence genome, one interval contains:
- the LOC129238496 gene encoding uncharacterized protein LOC129238496, protein MFFHNCHFNAVLAVFAACFVVTARGIFYRECIGAEKSQKFVGSQDNCAKYIYCDGNNSFEGECLDDNFFNVTEGKCAERTAVVCKIGEQANMEGRNQGSENSQGSPASASLWDGGRVNGVNMGNFFNTTTNSNSNNNNINNKNMNSNINWNAIVGPSSIQQQQQAKQQQMQSAWLAGGIVDSAPVIGLAQNAIDMGNTGANTNEADQSPQCPISYGLQNVIYLANARSCATYFTCYNGIAIPMICPRHTYFNEATSRCDHQDNVYCPLHRPVRLICNRGVYDYMPHPRNCGYYYFCSNGYLMIFQCPFQYMWHYERRTCVHRSQAKCFSGAIAEAMLG, encoded by the exons ATGTTTTTCCATAATTGCCACTTTAATGCAGTTTTGGCTGTCTTCGCCGCCTGCTTTGTCGTAACGGCACGTGGCATATTCTATCGGGAATGCATTGGCGCCGAAAAGAGTCAGAAATTCGTTGGTAGTCAGGACAATTGTGCCAAGTACATCTACTGCGATGGCAATAATTCGTTCGAAGGTGAGTGTCTTGATGATAACTTTTTCAATGTGACTGAGGGTAAATGCGCTGAACGTACAGCGGTTGTGTGCAAGATTGGTGAGCAGGCGAATATGGAAGGAA GGAATCAAGGGAGTGAAAACAGTCAAGGCAGTCCAGCCAGTGCGAGCCTATGGGATGGCGGACGTGTGAACGGCGTTAACATGGGCAATTTCTTTAACACCACTACCAATtccaatagcaacaacaacaatattaataataaaaatatgaatagcaACATCAACTGGAATGCCATTGTGGGCCCTTCGAGCattcagcagcagcaacaggcaaaacagcaacaaatgcAATCGGCATGGCTTGCGGGTGGCATTGTCGATAGTGCGCCGGTAATAGGCTTAGCGCAAAATGCCATTGATATGGGCAACACTGGCGCCAACACAAACGAGGCTGACCAGTCGCCGCAGTGCCCAATCAGCTACGGCTTACAAAACGTTATCTACTTGGCCAACGCCAGGTCTTGCGCAACCTACTTTACCTGCTATAATGGCATTGCCATACCGATGATATGCCCGCGCCACACCTATTTTAATGAGGCGACGTCACGTTGCGATCACCAGGACAACGTCTACTGTCCG ctACATCGTCCGGTGCGTCTGATTTGCAATCGCGGCGTCTATGATTATATGCCACATCCGCGCAATTGTGGCTACTACTATTTCTGCTCCAATGGCTATTTGATGATCTTCCAATGCCCATTCCAGTATATGTGGCATTACGAGCGTCGTACCTGTGTGCATCGTTCGCAGGCGAAATGTTTTTCCGGCGCAATTGCGGAGGCGATGCTCGgttag